A region from the Aphis gossypii isolate Hap1 chromosome 1, ASM2018417v2, whole genome shotgun sequence genome encodes:
- the LOC114122495 gene encoding arylalkylamine N-acetyltransferase 1-like isoform X1 produces MGIFQQDSGHSDIHILIMLLKKGFILQLTIKQYIHIMNSGCFINIRLLLLIIVIAREYKRGNCSSTDWCKTFKKIIVNIQPFKVHYSIEIVKNMDKMKKTKISFNIVPISSSNEQGVINSIEKYFIQDEPLNASVELFKEEESVLKYRNFCTNLLYTGLSLMAVSETGEIMGAILNSVMSKEDYLIQQYGDENFEPSSRFDDIEVLLNKVRRDIDLFGQYPNIDVDRIMELKLISVNEAYRGQGVCKALVKKSKELALELGYQMMYVECLSYFAAKAMERFGFQCIYSLSYSDYVDKRGKVVFDAVQPPHECIKVQLLLL; encoded by the exons ATGGGAATTTTTCAGCAAGATAGTGGACACTcagatatacatattttaataatgctaCTCAAAAAAGGATTTATCTTACAATTAACTATCAAAcaatacattcatattatgAACTCTggatgttttattaatatacgattattattgttgataatcGTCATTGCACGCGAATATAAACGAGGGAACTGTAGTTCAACGGATTGGTGCAAAACATTCAAAAAGATTATCGTAAATATCCAGCCTTTCAAGGTACACTACAGTATAG agaTAGTGAAAAATAtggataaaatgaaaaaaacaaaaatttcatttaacatAGTTCCCATTAGTAGTTCTAATGAACAAGGTGTAATTAattctattgaaaaatattttattcaagacGAACCTTTAAATGCAAGTGtggaattatttaaagaagAAGAATCGGTgttaaaatatcgaaatttTTGCaccaatttattgtataccg GATTATCATTAATGGCAGTATCTGAAACTGGTGAAATTATGGGTGCCATTCTCAATAGCGTAATGAGCAAGGAAGATTATCTAATACAACAGTACGGTGACGAGAACTTTGAACCAAGTTCAAGGTTTGATGACATTGaggttttattaaacaaagttCGACGAGATATTGATCTATTTGGGCAGTATCCAAACATAGACGTAGATCGTATAATGGAATTAAAGCTTATTTCAGTTAATGAGGCATATAGAGGACAAGGCGTTTGCAAAGCTCTTGTGAAAAAATCAAA agAGTTGGCATTAGAGTTGGGGTATCAAATGATGTACGTGGAGTGCTTAAGTTATTTTGCAGCAAAAGCTATGGAAAGATTTGGATTTCAATGTATATACTCCTTGTCTTATTCGGATTACGTGGACAAAAGAGGCAAAGTAGTATTTGATGCGGTACAGCCTCCTCATGAATGTATCAAAGTGCAATTATTACTCctctaa
- the LOC114122495 gene encoding arylalkylamine N-acetyltransferase 1-like isoform X2, with amino-acid sequence MDKMKKTKISFNIVPISSSNEQGVINSIEKYFIQDEPLNASVELFKEEESVLKYRNFCTNLLYTGLSLMAVSETGEIMGAILNSVMSKEDYLIQQYGDENFEPSSRFDDIEVLLNKVRRDIDLFGQYPNIDVDRIMELKLISVNEAYRGQGVCKALVKKSKELALELGYQMMYVECLSYFAAKAMERFGFQCIYSLSYSDYVDKRGKVVFDAVQPPHECIKVQLLLL; translated from the exons AtggataaaatgaaaaaaacaaaaatttcatttaacatAGTTCCCATTAGTAGTTCTAATGAACAAGGTGTAATTAattctattgaaaaatattttattcaagacGAACCTTTAAATGCAAGTGtggaattatttaaagaagAAGAATCGGTgttaaaatatcgaaatttTTGCaccaatttattgtataccg GATTATCATTAATGGCAGTATCTGAAACTGGTGAAATTATGGGTGCCATTCTCAATAGCGTAATGAGCAAGGAAGATTATCTAATACAACAGTACGGTGACGAGAACTTTGAACCAAGTTCAAGGTTTGATGACATTGaggttttattaaacaaagttCGACGAGATATTGATCTATTTGGGCAGTATCCAAACATAGACGTAGATCGTATAATGGAATTAAAGCTTATTTCAGTTAATGAGGCATATAGAGGACAAGGCGTTTGCAAAGCTCTTGTGAAAAAATCAAA agAGTTGGCATTAGAGTTGGGGTATCAAATGATGTACGTGGAGTGCTTAAGTTATTTTGCAGCAAAAGCTATGGAAAGATTTGGATTTCAATGTATATACTCCTTGTCTTATTCGGATTACGTGGACAAAAGAGGCAAAGTAGTATTTGATGCGGTACAGCCTCCTCATGAATGTATCAAAGTGCAATTATTACTCctctaa